One stretch of Acidobacteriota bacterium DNA includes these proteins:
- a CDS encoding Rieske 2Fe-2S domain-containing protein — translation MEIKEEKNKIVRRHFLDYLLGIGIFATIFSALYPIIKFVFPPEQAEAIQNNVVAGKVGELPLNSGKIFRFGNDPAILINTSAGELKAFSARCTHLDCTVQYRNDLKYIWCACHNGHYDLTGKNIAGPPPRPLEEYLVTIRADEIVVSKKG, via the coding sequence ATGGAGATAAAGGAAGAGAAAAACAAGATTGTGAGAAGACATTTCCTTGACTACCTTCTTGGAATCGGTATTTTCGCCACAATTTTCTCTGCTCTCTACCCTATCATTAAATTTGTCTTTCCTCCGGAGCAGGCCGAAGCTATCCAGAACAATGTCGTCGCTGGCAAGGTTGGTGAACTTCCGCTTAATTCCGGGAAGATCTTCCGGTTCGGCAATGACCCAGCTATTCTCATCAACACGTCGGCAGGCGAGCTAAAAGCTTTCTCTGCCCGATGCACGCATCTCGATTGCACCGTCCAGTACAGAAACGACCTGAAATATATCTGGTGCGCCTGCCACAACGGGCATTACGACCTAACGGGAAAGAACATCGCCGGTCCGCCTCCAAGACCTCTTGAAGAATATCTGGTTACAATAAGAGCAGATGAGATCGTTGTTTCCAAGAAAGGGTAA
- a CDS encoding cytochrome bc complex cytochrome b subunit, with translation MEKLKVMFEWVSEGLRLPDIMEFLRHKKVPVHRYAICYYFGGMTLFLFLIQVITGILLLLYYRPSPESAFESVQFIMTKVSFGWLIRSIHGWCANLMVFMAFVHMLTVFLMKAYRPPREFTWLSGIFLFFLTLTFGFSGYLLPWNELSFFATKVGTDIVSQVPFIGHQLLVLLRGGEHVTGATLTRFFGIHVAILPLITTFFLVVHLALVQIHGMSTPITILDKFKGKMKEMTFWPDFLMRDVLGWFVMLGIIAALASLYPWELGEKADPFAPAPAGIRPEWYFMFMFQTLKYVPAKIAGLEGEMVAVLSFGFVALFWMVVPFLDRWAWKEQRSPIFTIIGYLGIVYMLIFTVLGYLK, from the coding sequence ATGGAAAAACTGAAAGTCATGTTTGAGTGGGTGAGCGAGGGATTGAGGCTCCCCGATATAATGGAGTTTCTGCGGCACAAGAAGGTCCCCGTACATCGCTATGCAATCTGCTATTATTTCGGCGGGATGACCTTGTTCCTCTTCCTCATTCAGGTCATCACGGGAATTCTTCTTCTGCTTTACTACCGCCCATCGCCCGAATCCGCTTTCGAGAGCGTCCAGTTCATCATGACGAAAGTCTCCTTCGGGTGGCTCATCCGTTCGATCCACGGATGGTGCGCCAACCTGATGGTCTTCATGGCCTTCGTCCACATGCTCACCGTCTTCCTGATGAAGGCTTACCGTCCACCAAGAGAATTCACCTGGCTCTCCGGGATTTTTCTCTTCTTCCTCACGCTGACCTTCGGTTTCTCCGGCTATCTGCTCCCATGGAACGAACTCTCGTTCTTCGCCACCAAGGTCGGAACCGACATCGTCAGCCAGGTTCCCTTCATCGGCCACCAGTTGCTGGTCCTTCTGAGGGGTGGAGAACATGTAACTGGCGCGACGCTGACAAGATTCTTCGGAATCCATGTTGCCATTCTTCCACTCATCACGACTTTCTTCCTTGTCGTCCATCTTGCCCTGGTTCAGATCCATGGAATGAGCACCCCGATCACAATCCTGGATAAATTCAAGGGGAAGATGAAGGAGATGACCTTCTGGCCTGATTTCCTGATGAGAGACGTCCTGGGGTGGTTCGTCATGCTCGGCATCATCGCAGCTCTCGCCTCGCTGTATCCATGGGAGCTCGGTGAGAAGGCCGATCCCTTTGCTCCTGCTCCAGCAGGGATCAGACCAGAATGGTACTTCATGTTCATGTTCCAGACTCTCAAGTATGTCCCGGCGAAGATAGCAGGACTGGAAGGCGAGATGGTCGCTGTCCTGTCGTTCGGATTCGTCGCGCTCTTCTGGATGGTTGTCCCCTTCCTCGATCGATGGGCATGGAAGGAGCAGCGAAGTCCGATTTTCACAATCATCGGCTATCTCGGTATCGTTTATATGTTGATATTCACGGTCCTTGGTTATCTCAAGTGA
- a CDS encoding cytochrome c3 family protein, protein MKNIGFFAISMRLKLLVTAVFISAAVTVSAPDSSNSLIFAQKFSNCIECHRDLGGELSAPVDAIKKDIHFQYGLSCADCHGGNPDIKTDDYEVAMDKNKGFKGKPAPQEIPEFCGKCHASASYMKKFDPNLQTDQLEQYRTSQHGLLLGKGDRKVATCISCHGVHGIVGAKDPLSPVFPSNIVETCGKCHSSKEYMAGYSIPTDQYEKYRKSVHGRALYEKGDISAPTCNDCHGNHGPMPPGVESIGNICGHCHLANWEMFIKSPHKEAYDATNIPECEICHGNHEILTPDDEMVGTSGKSLCITCHSPESKGYRAAGDIRNLIDSLKNSVSEAEAVVKKAASSGMEVGDAMFSIDEAEHQLTHARALVHTFSVEKIEKSIDEGVSSAQKGLKGGREALAELQFRRKGLAISLFFIAIVAVILYLKIRHRSKVQSASS, encoded by the coding sequence ATGAAGAACATTGGATTCTTTGCTATCTCGATGCGATTAAAACTTCTTGTCACCGCGGTTTTTATTTCCGCTGCAGTTACTGTTTCTGCGCCAGATTCTTCAAACAGTCTGATCTTCGCACAGAAGTTCAGTAATTGCATCGAGTGTCACAGGGATCTGGGCGGCGAGCTTTCAGCTCCTGTCGATGCTATAAAGAAAGATATTCATTTCCAGTATGGTCTATCCTGTGCTGATTGCCATGGCGGGAACCCCGACATCAAGACCGATGACTACGAAGTCGCCATGGATAAGAATAAGGGGTTCAAGGGAAAACCAGCACCCCAGGAGATCCCAGAATTCTGTGGAAAGTGTCATGCCAGTGCTTCCTACATGAAGAAGTTCGATCCCAATCTACAGACCGACCAGCTTGAACAGTACAGGACGAGTCAGCATGGTCTCCTGCTCGGAAAAGGTGACAGGAAGGTAGCCACCTGCATCTCCTGCCACGGAGTCCACGGGATAGTCGGCGCGAAAGATCCTCTGTCACCGGTCTTCCCGTCAAACATCGTGGAGACATGCGGGAAATGCCATTCCAGCAAGGAGTACATGGCAGGGTACAGCATCCCGACCGATCAGTACGAGAAATACAGGAAGAGCGTCCACGGCAGGGCTCTTTATGAGAAGGGGGACATTTCCGCCCCGACCTGCAACGATTGTCATGGAAACCATGGACCGATGCCTCCCGGGGTGGAATCGATCGGGAACATCTGTGGCCACTGCCACCTTGCCAACTGGGAGATGTTCATCAAGAGTCCTCACAAAGAGGCCTACGATGCCACCAACATTCCCGAATGCGAGATTTGCCACGGGAACCACGAGATATTGACTCCTGACGATGAAATGGTGGGAACCTCAGGAAAGAGTCTCTGCATTACCTGCCATTCACCCGAGAGCAAGGGATACAGGGCGGCAGGCGATATAAGAAACCTGATCGATTCTCTCAAGAACAGCGTCTCCGAAGCGGAAGCGGTGGTCAAGAAAGCTGCTTCCTCCGGAATGGAGGTCGGAGATGCAATGTTCTCCATCGATGAAGCAGAGCACCAGCTCACGCATGCAAGGGCTCTTGTTCATACCTTCAGCGTCGAGAAGATCGAGAAATCAATAGACGAAGGGGTCTCTTCAGCACAGAAGGGGCTTAAAGGGGGCAGAGAAGCACTCGCCGAACTCCAGTTCAGACGGAAGGGGCTTGCCATTTCCCTTTTCTTCATCGCCATCGTTGCTGTCATCCTCTACCTCAAGATTCGCCACCGCAGCAAAGTGCAATCGGCATCATCTTAG
- a CDS encoding NTPase: MEIKGKNILLMGLPGVGKTTVIEKVVERLKGKGIVSGFYTSEIREAGSRSGFKIRTIDGKEGVLSHINIRSRARVGRYCVDVRGFEELVLPLLNGNLKAKKLIVIDEIGKMECLSKLFCEAVTRALDSVIPVLATIALKGGGFIQEVKSRPDVTIIEVTRENRNSLPDILVSHLSSSTF; the protein is encoded by the coding sequence ATGGAGATTAAAGGAAAGAACATCCTGTTGATGGGGTTGCCCGGGGTCGGAAAGACTACTGTCATCGAGAAGGTCGTCGAACGGTTGAAGGGCAAAGGGATCGTCTCGGGTTTCTACACCTCCGAGATCAGAGAAGCGGGAAGCCGTAGTGGTTTCAAGATCAGGACGATCGATGGGAAGGAAGGGGTTCTCTCTCATATCAATATCAGAAGTCGTGCGCGTGTCGGCCGATACTGCGTGGATGTCAGAGGTTTCGAGGAGCTTGTCCTTCCCCTTCTCAACGGCAATCTGAAAGCCAAGAAACTCATTGTCATCGATGAGATCGGGAAAATGGAATGTCTCTCAAAGCTGTTCTGCGAGGCGGTCACAAGAGCCCTCGACTCGGTCATTCCTGTCCTGGCAACCATCGCCCTCAAAGGAGGCGGCTTCATTCAGGAAGTTAAATCCCGTCCCGACGTCACCATAATCGAAGTCACCAGGGAAAACAGGAATTCCCTTCCCGATATCTTAGTGTCTCACTTGTCCAGCTCTACCTTCTAA